TAGCGTCGGGTGCTGCGTGAGCCAATCAGATAACCGTTAACAGCGCCGAAAAAGATCGTTCGGGGGAATTAATCGTGTCGTTCATATCTCGTTTAGCTTCTCCTCAGAGAAATTACCGCAGTTGGCACCGTATCGATCCATCATCCCGAATATCGGTGCACgaggtctctctctctctctctcatacacacacacacacacacacagccaACCTTAACGTTCTCTTAATCACCGGAACGATATTTTGCGCTGTGCGTGTAACATGAGTAACGTACGAGATGAACGAAGGTTTTTTCAGTAGgatttttatacgtatatatgtgtataaaatgtgtataaaaaaagaggagCGCTTGCCCGTTGTCTTTGCcggttaaaaataaaaacgatctCGTGCCTCACTTACtattaacgtaaaaaaatagaaatataaaaagggTTTACTTATACCCACTGCACGCTGCAATGCCGATAAGTTTATGCCGCTTAGCAGTTTACTTACCGTGAGCGTGTGTAAAAGAAAGgcctttcttttctatttgcaaaaaaatgcaaaataaagcGTACCAAGGAAGAAAAACTAATCCTTTATATTTGCTTAagctaaagaaaattattaatacggtcgtataaaatatcacacaatgtacaataatattaaaatattaattaaaacgacTAAAAAGTTATCGACGACTTCGGGGGATTTTaggtagtttttttttttacattgcaataaaatgatatttcgagcttgaataaaatttaaataacaaaataaaatctgaaataaCTGTAgtgtaatttttacacaataacttttcgtttttattacagattttatttattttgcgcgTCTCgttattcagaaaaaaaatatgttaatcgTGCTCCTCCTATTAGTATGTTGATACGCGTGGAGAACGCCGGCTGGGAGCAACCATCCTGATAACCCCCTCAGATTCTACGGCACATGCGACACGACACGACCCGCTCTCGCTCACTGCATATCTATATGCATATGTGTGCATATGTATGTGCGAGGTTACAATGTAAAAAACCGTCTCACCGTTCGTACGCGTGAAATTTTCCGCGCCTCCTGGGCGTGGAACCGCCTGTACGCGATTACACGACTCACACGGCCGGGACGAATGCCTCTTTGTGTTTGCCGTGAGCACTGTCATTTCGTCACGTGGCGTAATAAGCGCCGACACGACGCATTTTGTCGAGATTCGCAAGGAGATaccgtcggcggcggcggtggcggcggggGGGAGCTCGGCCTCGCACCACCGGGTCCTGTTCCCCTCGCGAGAAACAGGGCTCCGCGGGAGCGGGTAATCGTTTACCTGCGAACGGACGGGGGTTTACCTCGGGTGAGAAGCCCGCGGTTCGTCCGGCCGCACTACGAGGAACGTCCGAGAGAGCGCTTTATGGGAAATATACGGTCCCGATGTTAAGTGGCCCGCGAGTCGTAAAATTACAAGGTGCGCGCCGGCGTACCGGACGCCCCCGTCGTAATTTCACGGGTCGTGGATCTGCACACCGATAACGCGCGCTCATGAGGCCCAGCCGACAACGGCGGACGGTTTTTCCTAATGAAGCATCCAGGACATCGGGATTTTTATGTCGACTGAACGAGGAAACAGCACTTCGATCCGACAAAAGGACTGTACTTTGGCTCCTGCGAGGACTCTTTTTCGCACCATTCGCGATTTGCCCTTTCGAAATCGCGATCACCACCGGTTTTCGCAGCGGACAGAATTGCGCAAAGGCATCGTCGCAATTGCTTATTTCCGGTTTAGCCGCCGACTGGAAGCGGAGACGGAAGGAATACGgatgtgtatgtgtacgtgCAAGAACGTGTATACATGACGTTTGCCTCGATAGCAGATCGCGTTTTTGGTCGTTAGAAAATGAGTTTTGCACCCGTCTCGTCAGAAGCTAAAGAAATTGACTTTTTCTGTGGAAAAGAATTGGAAACCACAGATTATAACGCACCAATACTGGCGCACTTTGTTTTAGTTTTGATAGTATTCCttaaacaaaagctaaaataaaattttaaaagtataactGCAAACTAGATAGTACCTTCTATCAGATTGcatagcaatttttataatactgtttcatactttgtaataattaatgtttttgcaactaaaaacaaatttttaaaaaattgggcCACAAAACTGGAATAATAGATtaccctttctttttttaaaacataagttattttaacaaaatatgtacagatttaatatatatggatTCCTAGAAACCTTTCATTTcgatgtaaaacattttttgttgattatataaatatcttattccGTACGATGTAATATGTAgcatgaatatatatataatttaatttctccaGAATGTATTTCAcctaataattattgcaaaatagtAATTCTATCTACTTCGTATTATGTTAAGTTACATAAatgatttacttaatattttattttatatttgtgtcaAAGAACTGATTTTTAACAATTGATATAGAcagaatttatatacatttacgatTGCACACGTGCAAAAAATGGCAAAATAAAGATCCAATCAAGAGTAGTGCAACTGAAGTTTTACAGTTCGATTCGTTATGCCAGTGGAAAATCGTTCCTATCCGATAAAATTGCATtgttattgattatattttcgacgtttttgttcagcatttgaaaaaaatatcgcggCGTATTATTTTAACCGTCCACAGATTAAACCGCAGTAACAGTTGAATGCGTTATTTacggaaatatttttgatatcgagaattaattttgatttcacaaaatattaaaattcagatAAAACTTCTGCTTCCTATTTCTATTGTCTCATTATTTAAAGTGGCTTATACGTTATCTCAATTCGCAGATTTATATTGCATTAACAAAATGCGTATCGTTACAATCaatgttttttgcaaaattaagcaatagaaataaaacattgagagagagagagagagagagagagagagagagagagagagagagagagagagagagagagcgcttCAATGGTTAATCGGAAATTCTCTGTGAAACTATTGCACTGCTGCGTATATATTAAGTTTAAGAGTTTCCAAATAACGTCGACGCATACTTCTACATAAAAGTCTATAGAGAGAAAGGTATTGCATAGCACGGACCTCTAGTATCAAAGGTAAGGAACATAAAAGCCACCCTCTCTTGGAGATAGAGATTGGCACTCGCGATTGATACACGCGTGCTTGATTTTCTGTCCTTTGAAGAGCCCCTCCCTGGGATCAcctcctctcgcgaatgaatCATACCCGAGACTGTCAGGAAATTGTCCAAGTTCTCTTCGAAATTTTCGGGCCGACACAATACGTCGAGCGTGAGATTTCATTGCGTGAGAAAGAGTCGCGGAGCCGTACCGACGTTTAGGCGACGTGTCAGGCATCACTGTCGACGAGATCTTCAAACATTTTCCGTTCGGGTTCCCGGGGGTGACCGCTCGCCGTATAATTCATGAAAATACTTGGCTCGGGTATTGCGGCAACGGATCGCCgcgataaaattgttttgtctCTACAGGGAACACAGCTAACGGTCGTCGGGGATGGAGAGCTCAACCCTACATCCGCGCACGTGGGGATCGAGTTCGCGGATACGTCCGATCCATTATCCGACGGTACCCCGCATCCGTGCAGCCCCTGACGATCGATCTTACTATCGCGCTATCTCGGTAGGCTAACAAGGAGCTCCTATCAGAATTATGCCCCGGGATGAAATGGTGCGAGTCATgcgaaataatgaaataaagcCGATGGGCCGCTTAATTCAACAGTTTTGTTTACGTTGTTCGACAGATATCCGTAACGAATTGTTTGAGCAGCTATTAACTGAATTTGAGGACAATTTTCGTTATCGCAAGGAATTTGTCCAGCtggatttatttttagattataatcAGGAAATGTTAAGTCATTAGAAGAAAATCTGATATTACGCTCTTTTCCtattatattatgtgtaataactttgttaataatattttgaaaactcAATGATTACATTTGTTATTGTgttattcaattaattcaaatgtaatatttattatttataatattgtttataaaaatgtgataacACTGTATAATGGCTTGAAAAGTAATAAGAGTGATTTagtcacaaaaataaatttaaactattgtttttgttttaaaaaagtattttgttatataaaaattacttgttcattcaaaataaagaaaaaatattgtaaaatatatacaggTATATGTACATAACTTTTCGTatagtactgaaaatctatacttacatgtataatgtaattgtagttataaagttataaattaataaaggaactgtaataaatttattgaataactactttaacataaaaacttcaaaaaagaatgttaaatttattaaagcatTATGCTTAAAGGGTTGCATTAGCCCAtcttatatatgataaaattaaaaaatatataatatatatatatatatatatatatatatatacacatctaatataaatttattatcattatagatagatagataaacaTGTAAATCAGCATTGAtacataacattaataatgtaaatttgtgaaaatgtataagtttttaatattttcttgaaattagaattttttaaattacgcaattattatttataaataaatataaatattatattataaaattatgttaatatacttatttcctcatataaatacaaatgtacGAACAGATGATCTGAATTGGTTAAATTCACTATCGAAGAGCAAGCTTAGGCAAGCGATCACGTGCGGTCACGTGGACCAGATAGCGGTTCACGAATCATTGAACATGGAGCCATTGAGCGAGAAACTGATGTACAATCTACGGTATTACTCCGACTCTCGTGTGTCGATTGCTAACAACAATGTGGCCATCATCCTTAAAGAAGGAACTAAATGTGCTGATGACGACTGAATTTCTTAACGCAAAAATTCCAACAAAAATAGGAAAACATGATTCATTTGATACTTGTCAACATGTTCTGAAACGAAAATCTATGGTTACATATTCTTATCACATTCTCAACATTCTTATTGTTATCTATGTCTCATCTTAAAAATTTGCGAAGTAACTCGACAAGACTGTACTACATTTTAAActagcaaaataatttattcgtggtatatattaattttgtttgcatATCTTTTGTTTACAATTGTCACATTTATCATAACTATTAGCTACTGGTTATTtcgttttgtattattatattcaatccaagttattttttttttattatacattttgtaattatttcctttaaaaaacttcctacgtaataatattaatcagcATCACTCACAGTAGAATTGGGAGCATAAATCTAAATGTATATCACGCACTATGGAAAGTACAATTTCACGATGATATATCATTCTGAAAAGCTTATCttgtgttaattattaatgagtTGTTATGAGtaagaacaaaaattcaaGAACAAGGTTTTAAAGTGTTACATAACagtttttcttatttcctgttttacttttattttattgtaatatatatatatgtataatcattattatgtttcattttattattctgtaatttattcatattatatatgtagtaaatatttttatttttatttattaataaataagtgtgtgtgtgtgtgtgtgtgtgtgtgtgcaggTGTGCAGTCTCTTGCGGCaaacttttatatgattgGAGTGTATTTCACATCGCACTAGTCAAAATGACAGTTTTTGAACAATGTTAGGTTTTTATATGGGGCAAAGCGCAATATTTACGATGACCATTCTATTTTCATGGAAATCAGGTCGCGCAATCCTTCATCATAAGTCGGAAAGTTTTAATTACGGTACGGATAATGATGACAAACGATGCGTGATACGTATGCGATATCGGTGTCACCGCAAGGAGAGAATATGTTCACAGTCAGCCATTTGCGTGTCTGCTCAGGACAAGACGCATTGATGGTTGATTGATACCCTACCTAGTTCGATATTTATCGAATTGATGCTCCCTGATTGACATCGggcttttgaaaatttatagtgtgaagcaaataaaattctctatttttatgCAACACGCATGGACAATAATGgacgtaaaataataatgttaacatataataaaattagttttaataatgatGAATAACACATACTTTCGACAATCCATTCAGCCTATAAAACTTCGCccaatttaacattttaataaaaaaattttataaaacttattatataaagcttattataaaacaatcagGCAGAATCttataaagtaaaacttttcaaaataaagatagatagataaatagctaaagatagataaatagatatgAAGAAcgcatatgtataaaaattcatgggatatttattttgacttaatattttatatcgattACAACTTATATATCCAGcaagacatttttatattaaactttgtACTATTGATCTCGTCTGAAGAATAGAGTAAGAAATAACAAGTTAGCTCGGTAAATACTACATAGTCGGGATTTAAGTCCGATGGGAATTGTAGAAACACGAGCATACGCGCACGTGTAAATgggaaagaggaagagggaaAAGGCAAGTTTCTTTCCACGATGTTCGTGATCGCTTGTACTCGCGGGCAGTGATTAGGAGCGATGCGTGAAACGTTCGTAACGTTAATGAAAGAAGAGATCGCCGGTACGTGACGTGCCATTTCCACTCGCGGTCAGATCAAGCGGAGAATTTTATCCTCTGTAGCGATTGTTCTCGCCCGATCCGACGTGACGGCGTTTATTGGATCGATACATGGTCTCTCTTCTTCTCGGCGTTAATAAAAAGCACCGGCCGATATTATCCGCTGGTGGCGGCGGACGGCGCGAGCTGCTGGCATCTCTTGATAGTATAAAAAATGGCAACCGCAGCCAGCAACAGCTACGTGACGTGAGTAATTACCAGCAGCCACGTGAACACATACGCAATGCTAGGGATGCGATAGTGCAGCGCATCTACATATTGGTACGAAAAACGTTTCAAAGGCGATCGTTAAGCATTTCTTCCTCTCCCTCATCCAGCACGCAACAGTGCatcgtatataaaaaattttatcttcaaGTTTAAATAAGagattcaaaatatattataattaattctaataaactgtgcaaattttgtatttaaaatgtgctcttcaaaattaaatttagatttattaattagatgccttaaaaaaaaataaattttagaaaaagaacTACACCGTAATATGTTTcgtataattacaaaattataatttaatttatctaagctttatataatattgttttaacaaacacgtaattataaatgtgattgcacaataaaagaatacaGATTTTGTATTCTTGCGTAACATATTGAATATGCTCgttgtaagaaaatatttacaattcgAACCGACGCAATTGCAATTTGCATATAGCAAACATTTCAAATGAAATATAGACGACATATCTCTGATTCACTCATCAGTTAATTTTAGATTGTCATcagaacaaaatattgaacATATTATAATGGCCATGATCTCAAAGAGATAAGATTTCTTATCTATTCGACGTTGAATAGATAAGAATACATTCATACGTTCATCTTTCTCGAAATTTTACGTAGAATGTAGTTGAAGGAAATTTGAGCACATTTTGCATACgtcaagtaataatatattaaattaaacgaaaATTATGATATGTATGATTGCATTAttcgaagaatttttatatataataatttttccgtgataatttttaataaaacttttatatgtcTTTGCACATTTAATATATCCATAAAGAgtcaatttttgaataatattgtgcagtatttaaagtaaatttcttataaaataatacgtatgtTTGTAAAACCGTGAACTGCAacgatttatatattaataggattaaatattgtatacttCTTTGCGTATAAATTGGATTCATTCGTACTTTTTTAATAGGaattaatgtgtaataaaCTCATCGAACATGaatatattgtttcaattttattacgcattgTATTATTAACGAACATGATCCTGATAGAATGTATATTgccttattaataatactattacTTCCGTACTTTATAAACCTTTTATCTgaaacgtaaaaaattattattattaaatataatatattttgtgatcgacatttgcaataaaaaaaagtgaaattatatgtgtaagtgtttaaaaaattggtatGTGTGAGTGAGAGAAAGTTGTAGAATCCAAGCACTTCCTGGCAGTGTTTAACGTCACGAATATAAATTTCGAATTCGTTATTAggattgaataataaaaaagaattttaatactttctcAGCAGCTGCCAGAAATTATCAACGATAAACCGGAAACGCTTTTCGACATCTATCAGCTATTAAACGATCGTCACTGTCTACCTAGGAAAATATTTGTACCTTGTTCCCTGATGATAGGATAAGCTGTTTGTTAATTTCATATGACTCGTTCACTACACCCTCCACTACTGGTTCTGCATCCGTAAAAGCCGGAGAGCTACTACCGTAGCTACTCACTTAGCTAATTCTTACGGTCTCACGTACCATAAGCTGACGCGGCTGAAAATGATGAGTCTGAGATTCGAGATTACACACGTACAGAGGAACACGTTTCGAGTTATGGCGTTGAATATGAAACGCTCCTTCGCGTTGAATTTATGAAAAGGAATTAATTTGCGCGATATGGTCGACAGAGtcgcgaaaataaaaaaagtcgcACGACATTATTGATGCGAACAATATAAATggaataaacataattaattgttaaggTAGAAACCTACAAAGCGATGctcataaagatttttaataaataattatgcaactacctacaaaatattaaataaaaaatattgaagtgttttatgtatatagatatatatctGCACGctcatatacatgtataaaatatatctgcGTAAAATACAtcgagaaaattatattaaataatattttccatattatttattttgtttacatcTCAAGATACAATGTCACGAATAGAAGGTGCTTgtgataaaatctttaaaatattccaCTATACGCAGAAATCAAATGCGATGTCTCTTACGCGTTGTTTTCCAGGTATTCTTATTTGATTCCGATTAAATATCCACATTTGCGTCAGAAAAGTCTGGTACTACTTAATAACGCGTGTAATGTTTATCAATGGTATTTACGTTATCAGACCCCCTATGATTAGTCAATATACTAACAATGAGAAAAGCTAAGGAAATATATGAAGATATATTAGTTACCAGAAAGATAATTATGTCAAATAAATGCCATATAAAacgaaaataacattttccattttttaactattacaAACAGTATAATATACttgttacacaaaattttgtaagacaCTGCGTgtcttataaaatacaaaaaaatatatttgattaatacatACATCTCATCATACAATACTAATTCTTTTCGTCTaaacaagatatttatatctgtgaatattaacatttttatatatccaataaaacaattttttacttcttttagCAGCTTTCATATTGTACAATTTCATTCATGAGTATTACACTGAagtttattcatataatataaaaaatatcaacattaatattaaattagtaattacattattactttattaaatatgtaaaatatgtttttatattttacacaaaacataataaaaaaatgtaaaatctctTAAagtatagtaatatttaagtaaGAAAACATAAGAATGCTCTTTACTCTTTCgttgacaaaaaatttatataaatatatatgataacaagaaataaattcCTACAACCTACAGGAAAGCGAAcgaaaaatgaaacaaataatCTTACGTAAGCTGTCATTGTCGAGAGATAGAAATCTGCGAGGTAACATGGTGCGATCCTTTGTGGAGCCAAACATGAGAATTGATAACGTGAAGATATAAATACGTTCATCGACTACAGTTGAGCAGTATGGTTTTAGTTAACAGACGGCTCCACATATAATTTCACAAAATGCggattttactttttgtgCTTTTGTGCCTTACCTTGGCTATCGGCGGAAGAGTAGGCTATCAAGATAAATTTGACATAGGTGAACGTCAAGAAGACGATTACCTTATTACTAATAGAACTATCTTCAAGGTAAATAACTATACACTATTTCCATAGGAAtttcatatatacattataaaaaacaaaagctGAAAATCTTAAATCTAGACTTTCCTTGAATCtagaaatttaagaatttcagaaattttcCCTTCTTACTATatcatttttactttaaataaataaatttaataataaaattttccaaatattagcaatgttttacaaaataattttttgttttttaaatttgtttgttaAATGTAGCACTACATTTATAGTAAATCAATTtacatcaaaattatattaacagatttctagatatttacatttagatgatcaaataatatatgtctcattaataattacatgatGATATTAatcctattaaaaaattacagccTGTTATTCCTTGGAAGCCTATGATAATCACAGTTGGCGTAAGGGCTCCAAAAAATGCAATTCTTACCTacgttaaaatagaaaatataggAGATAAACAAGCTCAATTTATACCAAAAAGACTCAGTCAAACAAATATAGCTATAGTGGTTCTTGGAAAACGTGGAGAAGGATTGCTTGTGCAGGTAGAAGGTTACGCAAAGGATATTTTAACACCTGCTCCAACTACCGAAAAATCTAGTAATGAAGACAAAAGTTCTAGTAGCAGTTCTAGTAGCGAATCTAGTAGCGAAGAAAGCAAAAGTAGCGAGGAAAACAACGGTGGTGGAAACAACAACTCTGGTGAAAGTGGCGATGGAGGAAACAGCGCACCTGATGCCGGAGATGGAAACAATTCTGGTGAAGGTGGTGATGGAGGAAATAGCGCACCCGATGCCGGTAACGGAAATAACAACTCAGGCGAAGAAGGTAATGGAGGAAACAGCTCACCCGATGCCGGTGACGGAAACAACTCTGGCGAAGGAGGTGATGGAGGAAACAGCGCACCAGATACTGGCGATGGAAACAACAACTCTGGCGAAGGAAATGATGGAGGAAACGGCGCACCCGACGCTGGGGATGGAAACAACAATTCAGGCGAAGGAGGTGATGGAGGAAACAGCGCGCCCGATGCCGGTGACGGAAACAACTCTGGCGAAGGAAATGATGGAGGAAACGGCGCACCCGATGCTGGGAATGGAAACAACAATTCAGGCGAAGGAGGTGATGGAGGAAACAGCGCACCCGATGCTGGGGATGGAAACAACAATTCAGGCGAAGGAGGTGATGGAGGAAACAGCGCACCCGATGCTGGGGATGGAAACAACAATTCAGGCGAAGGAGGTGATGGAGGAAACAGCGCACCCGATGCTGGGGATGGAAACAACAATTCAGGCGAAGGAGGTGATGGAGGAAACAGCGCGCCCGATGCCGGTGACGGAAACAACTCTGGCGAAGGAAATGATGGAGGAAACGGCGCACCCGATGCTGGGAATGGAAACAACAATTCAGGCGAAGGAGGTGATGGAGGAAACAGCGCACCCGATGCTGGGGATGGAAACAACAATTCAGGCGAAGGAGGTGATGGAGGAAACAGCGCACCCGATGCTGGAGATGGAAACAACAATTCAGGCGAAGGAGGTGATGGAGGAAACAGCGCACCCGATGCTGGGGATGGAAACAACAATTCAGGCGAAGGAGGTGATGGAGGAAACAGCGCACCCGATGCTGGAGATGGAAACAACAATTCAGGCGAAGGAGGTGATGGAGGAAACAGCGCACCCGATGCTGGGGATGGAAACAACAATTCAGGCAAAGGAGGTGATGGAGGAAACAGCGCACCCAATGCTGGGGATGGAAACAACAATTCAGGCGAAGGAGGTGATGGAGGAAATAGCGCACCCGACGCTGGCGATGGAAACAACAACTCTGGCGAAGGAAATGATGGAGGAAACAGCGCACCCGATGCTGGGGATGGAAACAACAACTCTGGCGAAGGAAATGATGGAGGAAACAGCGCACCCGATGCTGGGGATGGAAACAACAATTCAGGCGAAGGAGGTGATGGAGGAAACAGCGCACCCGATGCTGGGGATGGAAACAACAATTCAGGCGAAGGAGGTGATGGAGGAAACAGCGCACCCGATGCTGGGGATGGAAACAACAATTCAGGCGAAGGAGGTGATGGAGAAAATAGCGCACCCGACGCTGGCGATGGAAACAACAACTCTGGCGAAGGAAATGACGGAGGAAACAGCGCACCTGATGTCGGTGAAGGAAACAATTCAGGCGAAAGAGGTGATGGAGGAAATAGCGCACCCGACGCTGGCGATGGAAACAACAACTCTGGCGAAGAAAATGATGGAGGAAACGGCGCACCCGATGCTGGGGATGGAAACAACAATTCAGGTGAAGGAGGTGATGGAGGAAACAGCGCACCCGATGCTGGGGATGGAAACAACAATTCAGGCGAAGGAGGTGATGGAGGAAACAGCGCACCCGATGCTGGGGATGGAAACAACAATTCAGGCGAAGGAGGTGATGGAGGAAACAGCGCACCCGATGCTGGGGATGGAAACAACAATTCAGGCGAAGGAGGTGATGGAGGAAACAGCGCACCCGATGCTGGGGATGGAAACAACAATTCAGGCGAAGGAGGTGATGGAGGAAACAGCGCACCCGATGCTGGGGATGGAAACAACAATTCAGGCGAAGGAGGTGATGGAGGAAACAGCGCGCCCGATGCCGGTGACGGAAACAACAATTCAGGCGAAGGAGGTGATGGAGGAAACAGCGCACCCGATGCTGGGGATGGAAACAACAATTCAGGCGAAGGAGGTGATGGAGGAAACAGCGCACCCGATGCTGGGGATGGAAACAACAATTCAGGCGAAGGAGGTGATGGAGGAAACAGCGCACCCGATGCTGGGGATGGAAACAACAATTCAGGCGAAGGAGGTGATGGAGGAAACAGCGCACCCGATGCTGGGGATGGAAACAACAATTCAGGCGAAGGAGGTGATGGAGGAAACAGCGCACCCGATGCTGGGGATGGAAACAACAATTCAGGCGAAGGAGGTGATGGAGGAAACAGCGCGCCCGATGCCGGTGACGGAAACAACAATTCAGGCGAAGGAGGTGATGGAGGAAACAGCGCACCCGATGCTGGGGATGGAAACAACAATTCAGGCGAAGGAGGTGATGGAGGAAACAGCGCACCCGATGCTGGGGATGGAAACAACAATTCAGGCGAAGGAGGTGATGGAGGAAACAGCGCACCCGATGCTGGGGATGGAAACAACAATTCAGGCGAAGGAAGTGATGGAGGAAATAGCGCACCCAACGGTGGCAATGGAAACAACAACTCTGGCGAAGGAAATGATGGAGGAAACAGCGCACCCGATGCTGGGGATGGAAACAACAATTCAGGCGAAGAAGGTGATGGAGGAAACGGTGCACCCGATGCTGGGGATGGAAACAACAATTCAGGCGAAGGAGGTGATGGAGGAAACAGCGCACCCGATGCCGGTGACGAAAACAACTCTGGCGAAGGAAATGATAAAGAAAACGGCGCACCCGATGCTGGTGACGGAAACAACAATTCAGGCGAAGGAGGTGATGGAGGAAACAGCGCACCCGATGCCGGTGACGAAAACAACTCTGGCGAAGGAAATGATAAAGAAAACGGCACACCCG
This sequence is a window from Monomorium pharaonis isolate MP-MQ-018 chromosome 3, ASM1337386v2, whole genome shotgun sequence. Protein-coding genes within it:
- the LOC105840697 gene encoding uncharacterized PE-PGRS family protein PE_PGRS54 isoform X3 → MRILLFVLLCLTLAIGGRVGYQDKFDIGERQEDDYLITNRTIFKPVIPWKPMIITVGVRAPKNAILTYVKIENIGDKQAQFIPKRLSQTNIAIVVLGKRGEGLLVQVEGYAKDILTPAPTTEKSSNEDKSSSSSSSSESSSEESKSSEENNGGGNNNSGESGDGGNSAPDAGDGNNSGEGGDGGNSAPDAGNGNNNSGEEGNGGNSSPDAGDGNNSGEGGDGGNSAPDTGDGNNNSGEGNDGGNGAPDAGDGNNNSGEGGDGGNSAPDAGDGNNSGEGNDGGNGAPDAGNGNNNSGEGGDGGNSAPDAGDGNNNSGEGGDGGNSAPDAGDGNNNSGEGGDGGNSAPDAGDGNNNSGEGGDGGNSAPDAGDGNNSGEGNDGGNGAPDAGNGNNNSGEGGDGGNSAPDAGDGNNNSGEGGDGGNSAPDAGDGNNNSGEGGDGGNSAPDAGDGNNNSGEGGDGGNSAPDAGDGNNNSGEGGDGGNSAPDAGDGNNNSGKGGDGGNSAPNAGDGNNNSGEGGDGGNSAPDAGDGNNNSGEGNDGGNSAPDAGDGNNNSGEGNDGGNSAPDAGDGNNNSGEGGDGGNSAPDAGDGNNNSGEGGDGGNSAPDAGDGNNNSGEGGDGENSAPDAGDGNNNSGEGNDGGNSAPDVGEGNNSGERGDGGNSAPDAGDGNNNSGEENDGGNGAPDAGDGNNNSGEGGDGGNSAPDAGDGNNNSGEGGDGGNSAPDAGDGNNNSGEGGDGGNSAPDAGDGNNNSGEGGDGGNSAPDAGDGNNNSGEGGDGGNSAPDAGDGNNNSGEGGDGGNSAPDAGDGNNNSGEGGDGGNSAPDAGDGNNNSGEGGDGGNSAPDAGDGNNNSGEGGDGGNSAPDAGDGNNNSGEGGDGGNSAPDAGDGNNNSGEGGDGGNSAPDAGDGNNNSGEGGDGGNSAPDAGDGNNNSGEGGDGGNSAPDAGDGNNNSGEGGDGGNSAPDAGDGNNNSGEGGDGGNSAPDAGDGNNNSGEGSDGGNGAPDAGDGNNNSGEGGDGGNSAPDAGDENNSGEGNDKENGAPDAGDGNNNSGEGGDGGNSAPDAGDENNSGEGNDKENGTPDAGDGNNNSGEGGDGGNSAPDAGDGNNNSNEGGDGGNSAPDVGDGNNNSGEGNDGENDAPNAGDGNNNSVERNDGGNSAPDAGEGNNSDEGNNGGNGAPNAGDGNNNSGEEGDGENGAPDAGDGNNISGEGSDGGNSAPDAGDGNNNSGEGGDGGNSAPDVGDGNNNSGEGNDGENGAPDAGDGNNNSGEGGDGANSVPDAGDGNNISDEGGDEGNSIPDAGDGNNNSGERGDGENSAPDAGKGNNANEGGAGDNNASDAGDGDGENEPDGNKSIPDAGDGNNSVPENDNGNNNAPEGSNENNSAPNDGDGSNTATNDDENNSAPIWDGNSTSNNDNGDNNEVNNGAKNDSTSNNGNGDSNNNNNSSDNNVKA